The window GCAGACTTTGCAGACCTCTTAGCCGCATGTGCCGAAGCAGCCCCGCAGATGCGCATCCGCTACCTCACCTCCCACCCGCGCGACATGAGCGACAAGCTCATCGACACAATGGCCGCATACCCCAACCTCTGCAAGTACATCCACCTGCCCGTCCAATCTGGCTCCAACCGCATCCTCGCCCTCATGAACCGGGGATACACCGTAGAGCAGTACCTGGAGCGAGTAGAACGCATCCGCTCCGTCATGCCCGACTGTGCGCTCTCCACCGACATCATCGCTGGCTTCTGCACAGAGACCGAAGAAGACCACCAAGCGACGCTGGAGCTGCTGCGCACCGTTCGCTACGACGGCGCTTACATGTTCAAGTACTCCCCCCGTGAAGGCACGAAAGCCTGGAAATGGGGCGATGACGTCCCAGAAGAGGTCAAAGTTCGCCGCCTCAATGAGATCATCGCTCTGCAGCAGCAGATCTCGTACGAGATCAACCGAGAGAAGGAGATTGGCCGGCTCCACGAGGTCCTGGTTGAAGGCCCTAGCAAGCGCAACCCTGAGCAATGGCAGGGTCGGACCGATACGAACAAGGTCGTTATCTTCCCCAAGAGTCCAGAGATTGGCACCGGAAGCCTCATCCGCGTTCGAATCCGACAGGCGACTTCAGCAACGCTCTTCGGCGAGGTGGTCGCTATCCTAGAACCCGCATCCCAGCAGTCAGCCTGACCGCCTCCTCTGAGTGATGCTTCACGCATGCGTAACCTCCAGAACCAATCGCCGAGCAGGATGGCGTATCTGCAGAGTAGCTGCCCAAAAGCCGAAGACGCACGCCGA is drawn from Candidatus Kapaibacterium sp. and contains these coding sequences:
- the miaB gene encoding tRNA (N6-isopentenyl adenosine(37)-C2)-methylthiotransferase MiaB, producing MMLELPVLSQLEPFQVPSKEQRARRVYIETYGCQMNLNDSEIVLGILHANGYGITEHPEDADVILINTCAVREHAEQRVFERLNHLKPYKRRKPELVVGILGCMAERLRSRLLGEKRLVELVVGPDEYRKLPQLLEQAFAGEQGIAVRLSRVETYDDIEPLRTEGISAWISIMRGCDKFCTFCIVPFTRGRERSRPLQSIVAEVRRLWQRGFKEVTLLGQNVNSYRDPITGADFADLLAACAEAAPQMRIRYLTSHPRDMSDKLIDTMAAYPNLCKYIHLPVQSGSNRILALMNRGYTVEQYLERVERIRSVMPDCALSTDIIAGFCTETEEDHQATLELLRTVRYDGAYMFKYSPREGTKAWKWGDDVPEEVKVRRLNEIIALQQQISYEINREKEIGRLHEVLVEGPSKRNPEQWQGRTDTNKVVIFPKSPEIGTGSLIRVRIRQATSATLFGEVVAILEPASQQSA